The following DNA comes from Papaver somniferum cultivar HN1 chromosome 4, ASM357369v1, whole genome shotgun sequence.
GATGAGAGGCTATTCCTCCCGGAACAAAAGGATCAAAACCTTCTACACCCCACGCGGCATTTACAGATTGTACTTTTCCAGTCAGTCCATAAGGATCGGACACCCATATTCCAGGACCATACAAGCCTGTTACATGAAATGCGCCAAACCCAAAGCAAGCGACCCCTGAGAGGAATAAATGAATTCCAAAGATCTTGGGCAAATCCAAAGAAGGTTTTCCTGTACGTTCATCACATAAAATTTGTAGATCCCAATATACCCAATGCCAGATAGCTGCCAAGAAGCACAAGCCAGAAAATATAAACTAGAGCTGTATGCATTATATGGACAGAAAGTAACCGTCCGGGATCATTCAATACAACGGTATGAACACGATACCAAGGCAAAACCATGGAAATACCCCTTTATCAAAGAAAAATAGATACTATGTTACTTTATCGCATTGGAAAAGACTCTGCTTATGCTATGGACTTCTCCTTTTCAATGGATTATCTCGGAGCAACCTAATTATTTATAGAACAAAAGTTGTCTCGTGTACTACGGGTCTATAAAATCCTTCTTCTCACAGCAACACGCGGTCTCACTTCAACAACAGAGTGTTGTGGAGTGGTGGTGTGGTGTGTGGGATTTTATTCTCACATAAAACAAAGTCTGAGAAAAGAAACCGAAAACTCTCTTCCCGAAATCCAGTAATGGCGATTGTTGATTCTATATCCTCAGTATCAAAACCCTTACATCTAGAGTCATTATCTATAATAGATTTAAGATCattatcacaatcagaattaaaCTCGTTATCTCTTTGTACTTCAAACAATACTTTTGATCTTACTCGTTGTGATGACATTATCATCCCTAAAATTGATCGATCAGTCTTCAATGAAAGCGCAGGTAgtaaaaaacaaacttattctcgTATCAATTTCGCCCCTCCTGAACATGAACTTGACCATCACAGCAACAATCTATTACGTATGAATGGAGATCCCAAAATGATATGGACATAGTTGTTCGTGATGGACACTCAACCTATAACTCAACCAATAACTCAAGATTCCAGAAGTAGGTTCAAAAGGTAATCCCTACCTATGAATGGAGATCCCAAAATGTAGGTTCAAATGAGGCTAAGTCACGAGTAATATGTAGAGACACAGAATCATGCTTTCGAGAATTCATCCtacgcatgatatcctgaagcgagttaaggttgagtttttgtttctaaaactcttaatgatgtttatatctctatttagagtggggtacttaGCTACAAGAGtactcttgatagactcacctatatggatgtgaaagtgtggccgctttctatgaggatatgggcagttctctagatcattcattaaaccggGATTCAAGCATAGGGTcgtaatgtgctggctttagactttatACTAGTATAGTTTTGTGTGTGTTAGACAATTTTCTTATCTCCTAGAGTTTAAAGACTTACGTTCACTCTATGGTTAGATTTTGAGAGAATCTAgcactacgtaaaggttcaaaatcgaaagatacaTTTACATATGCACATCACTATATAAATCTttctcaatgttttaaaaatataagtgggggattgttggaaatatatatttttaaaacaaaatttatttccatttaatattttttattaaagttATTTTTGGTAATCTTAATGATACtcataaaacaaatttattcatTTCATAAATTCCTTTACCGTTTCATCTTACTAGAGTAATGATTTACATTAAACCAGATTAATGTTTTCATTAAAACATTATTAAGATCCCTTGATTATAAAACaaatttttggttggaaaacaaaagagagtttttctttaattattttggagttttaaagaaaaaataagatttttgagagaaaggaaaCTAGTGTGTGATCATCACTTGTTTTCTACAAGTTTGATTTTGAGCaagaatagaagtgtacaagtatcacatactctcaaaatgcaagagtgattgtgaaagatatttactcggctgttttatcctggggacgacgcgacatggaagaaattcttgcacaatcttgggtagagccgcgaaacgtcttaaagagagcgacctggtcgtgactcagccataatattttttatttgtttggtttatgattgttttgcaggctATTTTcatcaattgttccaacaatatcCATTCTTGGAAAATATCTAGTAATCTGGATTATCTCCTAAACAATTAGATTTTATATTGATGCCGATGAGGAAGCTATAGCGTATCTAGAGGCTAAAAACCCGAAtactgtaatttagctcaattcGAGTCTAAATTGATTGAAAGCAGTCCAATGATCAAGACGTGATTTTAGTCAAATTCTATCGTTTAGGGTTTCAAAAGGTGATTTTTGCCATTTTATGAAAGTTTTTGTTTCCTTAATAACTTCTTCATTAGGAGTCCGTTTGGGTCGTCGTTTGTGGCATATAGTTTTATTTTGCAagtactttcattattttatataacctaaaattttccaaaaatatccaaTTACGGTTTGAATCAGTTTTTGAGTTGATTTCATCCTTTCTTattgcaaaaattaggattttttcCCAAATCTATTTTTTTCGAAGAAAAGAttatattaaaaggaaaaaagaaaaaaactttacacaaggtaaagaaaaacaaaagaaaacaaagaatcCATTACATTTTACAAATGCATCAGATTCTCCCAATAGCTCTAAATAAGATTAGAGTCAACAAATCTAAAGGTATTTGAGTCACAAGACCACTAAACAACACGATAGTTAACCTGATCTATGAGTTCAGTTACAGTTTTTAAGAGTGCAAAGTTATTATTCTAGACAGTTGATTTGATTAACAAAATTATTTTATTAAACTTGTACAAATttaattcttatttttatttataactgAAGAACCGAGATTTAAACAAAttatccctttttttttctttaatatatccgATGAACTATATATGGCGTCGATGCTTAGAGCAAAGGCTATGGGTAGTCTCCAAATAGAGACtaactctttcatatgaaagactACTCGTCCATATGAACGAGTGAAGCTACTATgggcaaataaaaaagaaaaaacacaacatGGGAGACAGTCTCCCGTTTAGTCAAAAAAAAATCGGATTTTGGACCagacgggggactgtcccccgtccaaaaaaataaaaataaaaattcttcttAGAAGAGGGACAATCCCCCGTCAAacaaaaaaacctacaaaaaagGCTGCATACACGAGGGATAGTCccccgtcaaaaaaaaaaaaaaaaaaaaaggtttttaacgggggactgtcccccATTTTGAACTAAAAGTTTCTTTTTCCTGACAGGGGATAGTCCCCCTCTAGTGTGAAACTCCCAACTACTCGTTCGCCTGAACGAGTGTGTGGAAGGATTTGGAGGAAAAGTGGGTTGAAACCTACCCATATGAGAGCCTAATTTGCTCAAATTGTAGTGCACTCTTTCATTTGAAAGGATGACACTACCCATAACCCTTGCTCTTATAGGCATCACTAGATAAAGATAATATTAAATAGAAATTACCCAATTATTTGGAATATTTCCTGAGCGGGTACGAGATGTGATATGATTGCTTATAAGTTCGCCAATATATAATGAATTTTCGAAAAGGATATAATCATCGATTTTGGTGTAGAAATCTTCATGTGGTGGAGAAATGCACGTCGTGTACATCTGATAGCATATCTCTATGATTCTATCTGGTAATAGATGCTCAACGCTCATGATATAAATGTGATGGAGATTGTGTTGTAGATAAGTATGCGAGGTTGGGCGTGTAACATGTGTTTGTCCCTTTTCACCTGTTTCTGCAATGCATTCCACCTCTTTGATCGACTGTAAAAAGCTCCGTCATGTCAAGGCTGCGACAGAACATCGAAAATCAACTATTTAGGGAAGTATGAATGCTATCTAACCGATCTGTTTGACagtggatttttttctttttgtgcaaGTACTTTTTGCAGGTAAACAGCTTGCTACCCACCACGTCCATTCATTGATATAGAGCACTGCAGGAAAGAATTTGTTTTTGTTCATTCTACAACTAATCAAACATGGACCAAAAACATGAAATGGCAGTAAGCAAGATGCGGGAACTAGTGGAGACCCAAGGAATTCCAACTCAGGTAACTTTAGCAAACAAACTAAACAATTTTCTTGCAAACAGATATACTATATTGTCCTTGATGTATTGCATTTTCGTTTATTTCAGAAGTGTTTGGATCAAACCTTTTTAAGATTTCTGAAAGCAAAATCAATGAACCCAGAAAAGGCTGCAAAGATGTTTGTTGAACGGGAAAAATGGAGGGAAGAATTTGTTCCATTAGGTTTCATACCTGAGAGCGAAATAGCAGATCAATTGGGTGATAAAAAGATTTACTTACAAGGCCTGACTAAAATCGGACAACATCCATTTCTGATCTGTATAAGTAGCAGACACTTCACTTCAGCATCCAAGGATCCACTTCAATTTAAGAGTAAGATATTTGTCACACTTTACCAAATAATCAAAATATCAATTTTACAATGTCAGCGTATTTGACAATACCAAGAAATCCTTGAGAAACATAGTAAAATGCCACTCATTACACAGTAGTCTATTTTTGACTTTTTTTAGGTCCTGTCTTGAGTCTCTTATTCTAAAACGCCACTCATTACGCAGGACAGATAGACTTTCAGAAGTATAGATCTACGCTCGATTTCTCTGTTTCAAGATTTGAGAAATCTAGAATTTTTGATCCTCTAGTTTACTTTGGTTTCATTGTGTTTTTCATTTTGCAGAGTTCATAGTCTATCTATTTGACAAAGCAATAGCCAGGTACATTATGTGCAATTTTTTTGATCTTTTGTATCACTGAAAGTGTTTCTGCTAAAAAGATTCGTTTTCCATATACCTCCAATAAAGTGGTTAAGTTGTTGAGAGTCGGACAATATCGAAAAGGCTAATCTTTTCCTTGGTCTATATTTAGTTCTTTCAATGAGGGAAAAGAAATAGGGAATGAAAAGATAATGGCAGCCGTGGATTTAAAAAGTTTCCCTTATAAGAGTATTGACGCCCGTGGTTTCACTATTACCTTCAACCTTCTGAAGGTATGTACTTCTAAAATTATTTTTCACGGTAATTCGGATTTTATTTTGTGTACACTACTACTTTACAACCGAGCTTCATAGTTACAACACCATGACCATAAATTGCAACACTCAAGTAGATGGGTCATATATCAACTGAGAATGTAAATTTGGCAGACAAGTTCCATTGCTGATATCACCCAGAGCAACAGACCGTTAAGtgctctatcaaaagaattgaCCTCGATCAATTCAAAGTGGATACAGTCCTCACATTTATCATTTTTACTGATGCAGGCTTACTATCCCGGGAGACTAGGAAAAATGTATATGTTAAATGCCCCAGGGTTCTTTGTTAGTTTCTGGAGGATGTTTTCTGTCTTTCTAGATAAAGATATCCAAGAAAGAGTAAGTGTTCGTCTTTCTAACTTCCAGTAATTCTATGGATATGccaatatttttctttttgtagaaATGATCATCATGTCTTTGTTAAGTTACTGTGTGTATGTTGTGCATATGCAGATCATATTTGTGAGCagtgagaaagagaaagagagtttTATTAAGGAAATTGGTGGGGAGATACTACCAGAAGAAAATGGTGGCCAATCAAAGCTCATCGCTGTTCAAGATGTCATTATTCATTCCCAGATCAACGATCCCATGAGTTAAATATTAATGTATCTTGAAAGTCTATACGTGCTTCAATGTTCAATATTACTATCAGATAACCTAATTGTGCGGTTGTCAATCAAGGGAATCCTTGGAATGCATGCATATGTAAGACTACAAATATTCTTATTTCCTCatcaaaagaaacataaaaaaaattgtttcaaactgagaaagaagaagaatattaaTATATAAAGCTGCAAAAAGCAGTCGATTACAATAACACCCTGTTAGATAGCTAAACCTATTCTATAGAAAAGAGTACCGCCTATCTTATAATTAGCGTCATGGTTTGTGATACAATTCGTCAATCTCGTCAAGAAAATGATAGTTTATTCGCCCATCTCTCCTAAAGTCGAAAAAGCTAAAACAACAAAGCCATACCCATGAAGAGAGCACTTGTCtagatatttattgcatttacgCGTAGTAGCTCTACAAATGGCTTGACAGGGTATAAAAGTACGAACTCCCCCGCCAGTGAATGGTGAAACAACAATAACATCAAAATAGACATCCTGACCATTCTCCCAACCGTGAACAAGAATATCCGCGGGTCTCAAGGAAGTGTCGTTATCTGATAAAAAACCAAGCTCTACCTCCTTCCTCACATGTACATCAACCttgtaacaaatgtcagcaaATATATCCCTCGCATGGTTGTGGCGGAATTTGATACCAACATCATTAGCGCAATGTAAAGCATGATCTCCGAAAATATCCATCTTTTTGTTGCAACTTGAGCATGTACTATCCTCCCTG
Coding sequences within:
- the LOC113275325 gene encoding SEC14 cytosolic factor-like, translating into MDQKHEMAVSKMRELVETQGIPTQKCLDQTFLRFLKAKSMNPEKAAKMFVEREKWREEFVPLGFIPESEIADQLGDKKIYLQGLTKIGQHPFLICISSRHFTSASKDPLQFKKFIVYLFDKAIASSFNEGKEIGNEKIMAAVDLKSFPYKSIDARGFTITFNLLKAYYPGRLGKMYMLNAPGFFVSFWRMFSVFLDKDIQERIIFVSSEKEKESFIKEIGGEILPEENGGQSKLIAVQDVIIHSQINDPMS